The genomic DNA CGTTGATGCCTTGCAGTTCGAAATCGAGTGCGGCATCGAGCGGTGGATGAAACTAAACGGAATAACGGAACGCTGGCTTGTCTGCTTCAAAGGATGGGTGACGTACCCTTATCACACGACTCCACCAGCTGTGAAACTCGACGATCTCGATGATATGAAACTGCTTACGCGGTGGTTCCAGAAGGGTAGGAAGTACAGCGATCAACAGGAATACAGACTGGCTTGGGTAATAAGGAGCCCGCAGATGGAGACACTCCCTGACGCGTTTCACATTGAGCTAACGAAGACTGGATTGAGTCTATTCAGCCCTTGGAGTCCTCCAACAAGATAAGGCGTGGATGTGAATCCACAGTCGAGGACCCCCCACCCGAGAGGGACCAAACCGGATCATTCGGAACAGCCGGGAACCCCCAGCACATCTCGAAGATAGTGCCGTCTACCATCCACTCAGGCCCGCATGCATGGACAGTAGAGCGGCGCACCGGGAGGGATGAATGGGGGCAGAGGCCGGTTACCGCCAGGTCTGGATGAAGTGTGTCCGGACCAACGCAACTGCTAGCTGCGTGAGACTGCGCCCCACGCCCACAATCGGACACCGCCGCGGCCCGGCCCTGGCCACGGCGGTGTCGTTGCCCGCGTGGGTGATCCGGTGGGGACGATGCCGTTGCGGATGCGGCGGATGTCGCGTCGGGGGGCGTCAGTTCATCCTTCGATTTCCCTCGGGACGAACGGGCGGGGGGCGCGGGGCTTCTGGATACCGGCATTCGCCGGTATGAGGGGTTGGGGGAGGCTATGCGCCGGTATGACGGTGGGGCGGGGGCGGTGTAGTATGATGGTCTGACGCGTTTGCCGCAGGAGGGGGCCCGGTGGCATCGTCCCGGCGCGGAGACCACGAGGAGCCGGCGCCCCCCGACTCGGCGGGCGCGGCGACCGCAATGGAGCGCCGGGAGCGGCTGCTGCGACGCCGCGGGCGGTTCCGCTACGGCACCTTCGCCTCCTTCCAATACCGCGACTTTCGCTTCCTCTGGCTTGGGCAGATCTCGCAGGCGCTAGCGCTGTGGATGGAGCAGATCGCGCGGCCGCTGCTGGTGCTGTCGAGCCTGGTGGGGGGCGACGCGCGGGACCTGGGGCTGGTCTTCGCGGCGAGGACTGTTCCGCAACTGGCGGCGGGCCTGTTCGCGGGGGTGATCGCGGACTGGTACGACAGACGCAGCGTGCTGTTGGTGGCGAAGACGGGCTCGGCGGTGGCGAACTTTGCCCTGGCCTTCCTGATCCTCTCCGGCCAAATTGAGCTGTGGCATATCTACGTGCAGGCGTTTGCCAAAGGCGCGTTCAACGCCATGGACCAACCGGCGCGGCAGTCGATGATTCCCAGCATCGTGCCGCCGCGGCACCTCACGAACGCCGTCGCGCTCAACAGCGCGTCGATGAACACGATGCGCATTGCGGGAGCGAGCGTGGCGGGCCTTATGGTCGCGTTTGTCGGCTTTGGGGTGACCTTCCTTGCAGCGGCCATCGTCTTCCTGGGCGCGGTGCTGTTCACGTATATGTTGCGTGTGCCCCCGCATGTGAGGCCGGGCAGGCG from Chloroflexota bacterium includes the following:
- a CDS encoding MFS transporter is translated as MASSRRGDHEEPAPPDSAGAATAMERRERLLRRRGRFRYGTFASFQYRDFRFLWLGQISQALALWMEQIARPLLVLSSLVGGDARDLGLVFAARTVPQLAAGLFAGVIADWYDRRSVLLVAKTGSAVANFALAFLILSGQIELWHIYVQAFAKGAFNAMDQPARQSMIPSIVPPRHLTNAVALNSASMNTMRIAGASVAGLMVAFVGFGVTFLAAAIVFLGAVLFTYMLRVPPHVRPGRRNVGNAFSSFREGIKFGWATPSIRWVIILALVYFMFGMSYMQVFAPLFAKDVLEIGERGFGFMMSLTGLGGVIGGLTLASLNPRRHRGFAIMGVMATFGTMLILFSLSTFTGIVALSLGMVVLIGMFQTPFNSLTNSLLLDSAPVDMRGRVMALISLDRSVITIGATLAGFTAHALGVQFAQLIFAGVVLAGVFVALTLVPAFRRIQ